The following nucleotide sequence is from Hevea brasiliensis isolate MT/VB/25A 57/8 chromosome 7, ASM3005281v1, whole genome shotgun sequence.
atcaggcattaagccgagtataataacacaaactgtatagccataggctattaaaatcatagtatggcataataagccatagaacacagtatgatgtaaagtcatttacagaacagctgtcagaatcctattggcatgccaacctatccaaactagtcaactaggcaaattagggcatattacaagattaaatatttatttctttattttcagggtttactggtcattacacaattcactggtcaatgaaaatattgacctttttatatatcatgtataagttgattctagtatcaacatgtcacaatttgcatttcaatatgctgccaatatagtgcaatttaccatttttacaagttggcattcattgccaaatcacttcgagcatcattttatgtaattaccaattttcaattttagtgtgctagattgatctagcataaagtcctatttcccttggtttttagcttttggtcaaagaagaaaaattgtagctctatgtcttattgcactcggggcaaaatttcaggtcattccgagttgtgtagactaagataaggtcaatttactaaagctggacagattgcacctttagtgcaaaatttggtcaatttctcaatttttatgtgctagatttgtctagcttaaagtcttgTTTCTCttatactattcccttcaattcatttcattagtcaacctataatgttgacccttgatgcactctacgtgagtcaattctaatgttaccaaatatgtcacattttatagccctttaatgttggtatatgttaccaatttcatttccaagtgtattgcattttattgcaatttaccggatttcggtgtactattttgacctagccggacgacctagttccctcagtttttgggtttcggtccaaactacaaacttgtaggtctatgtcatatggaacgcggggcaaaatttcaggtcattctgagttatgtaggccaagttatggtcattttactattgctggtcgaaatgtatcaaaattggtcactttaggtcattttaggtcattttaggttcggccagtttttggacccaaacttgtgcaagctttttgacttgcttatggtcatttctgggcttgtgtgtcttcataagacttgtagatataggtcttaactatccatggtcaaaatttcaggtcaattggacctgttttgagtgagttatggcctaaacactaactgctgcccaaatggtcagttttcaggccttaaatgcactaatccggatttggtcactttttaaggtcagtctctaggcagaattttggcaacctttctacatgaaagttggcctatttggtgtctagtttcaccctatattggcctcataccaattgggttcatagtttggcacttatggcctcatttaggtgctgccttcaatacacaacctgcacaaagctcatacactcccaatttaatgttccttctcctcctcattactacaatattcaatcgacaacacttccatatatatattgtacacaatcccagtaaaaattttgggcagaatactcaagtgcacaaggcacacaatacaccattaaacttcaatatttacatccacccaaattcaacatacttcaatgttaatattacacatatacttcaacatattcatacttcaacatcacttacacttgctgcccacaaattgacattcacatatatcattaataaccatatattcacacacaatttcatgctattaggggctgacAAACATGGcaatttgctcaaggcttcaaagttccatttcacacctttaatctaacactacatgtacatacttgtgcacaaacttactacaactttcatttggacaattcaaccttcattttcattcattagaagtaaaaataactcaagctcaacaagggttcatggctgcccaaaatgaagcaacatcacaaatctccaataattgtttcaaaccataatttaaatttctcaatttcaatcaattcaagtcctatcacttcccatatataTACCAATATCAAACATCAGCTTTAAACttatctacatcatttaaacacatcaaaatcccatgaatgtcttggctgccgaaatgaagggctcaccaaatatacattaatttactcaatttcttcacaaatcaactcacccaaagctcaaaacaagatctaatgaaagaaaatggggagattaagcactaacctcaacttggccttgattaaacttcaccaaaactcctctttcttgcttcctacatgctgcccatgatgtgtagaacaaatttaatgaaggactcttgaagaaatgatggcttgatcataggtGGATGAAAGCTTGTAttttgggcggccatggatgaagcttaaagctccaattcgtccatgggaagggtgagtagagaagatgatgaaaaatgggcagattagtgtccttatgtgcctcaaatagtgccacctaaccccactaacttagattaacattttaataatccaaagtttcataattcaatttaatccccccatattttctctaattttcattacacatttaatttcctttttcatggggttcccaaaatttaatactacttatttttaatagacatttaggtcaaaaggcacctctagatgtcaaatgaccaaaataccccacttcgggttatattcctaatttttctgtaacaccgatttttgtctgtttctcgatttttcatttttctttgtactaatttattaatttttctttaataattctagtgtcaattacatttcaataaatctttatttatgtctcaaaattaaattttgagggttctcagcggtcctagggtcggcaacggccttcccggtgcggtcacccatcgttgtggtgccgactcgtttaacttagcttcattttctctctttcatttttgtttgatttttcttgtattttctttttatttatttcatcattatatgtctgttcactatcaccgaagtgtagttccagacattccgacttgcctggactattatttggctactagagcaacagaacgtacagaacacgtacaatggggatgttacattcCTCATCTAACAAATTGCATGTCATAATACCCATAAAAATGAAACAACaaattaacaaaataattaaaataaaaattaaacaatgCCATATAAAAAAAATAGCAATACCATATAACAATAATAAAAGTAACAATACCCATATAACAACAAATTAACAAGAAATATATCATATCtaacaaaacaatcaaaataaaaaataaaaataaataaaaaaataacaccAGCAAAATAAAAAGAAGAGAGCAGAATAGAGGTTTTGTTTTGAAGaaaaagacaagaaaaaaaaaaggaaaacagAGGTTGAGACTCTTCTGTGTTGAAACTTTAAAAAAGGAAAACATAGAAGAACAGGAGAAGCgcagaagaaataaaagaaagaaggagaaaagaagagagaaagagaaagagagagagagagcaagagGAAAATGAGAGACATACCTATTGAGACTTGAGAGAGCTAGCTACTGTGAGTGAGAGAACTTCTATTTTTGGTAGCGTGACAAAATGGGTGTGTTCTcttagttttttttattttaacttttaGTTGTGTTTAAAAACaattgaaaaagaaagaaaataaaaagttactgCTATCTTTTATAAGGCATCTCTTCATGGCCTCAACGTCCGGTGCCTCATCAGCTGGGGCGATCACCTCATTGAAGCAAGGCCAGGAGAAGCCAGGTGAGGCATTCGAGGGTCGCTTTGCCTCTCCTGGAACCTCACTCGCCTTTAACAACACTACTATAGAATGCTCTTAATGTTAGTGTTATAAGCTATAGATTATAAAACCAACATAGGATTATTATATAGAATTGTGTCCATCCTAATAGCACCCTATGAGGATGGTTATAGATAGCTACCATTTTGGTTCAGTTATGCCAGGTTATAATATTGACATGGAATTATGTGATTAGCCACTGTAAGGCAATGTGGTGTGCCTATTCAGTGAAAGGCACGTGTACATAGAGGCGAGTTATGGCAGTATAGCCACTCTAGTGAGTGCCACTTTTGGTAGGTTATTGGCGGAATGTCTAATTGGGGCACTTTTTTCCACATTAGCTTTATAGAGGGAGAAGGGGTTATACATCATAGTCTATTGGGAGGTATTACAATAATATATAGAATGCTCTATGTGTTAGTGTTATAAGtgtagattatagtaccgacatgggattattataTAGAACCAAATAGCACCCTATGAAAATGGTTATAGATAACTCTTATTTTGGTTTGATTATGCCAGAATAGGATTCTTTAGTGAGTGTTTATGATCCTTAGGATAAAGAGATAGAGTTATTAGGCCGATGGTAACCTGAGTGAGTGGTTGATTGACGTAGTGAGATCATAGGGCCTAGAAAGAGGAACCTTAGACAAATTTAGAACTATGGTGAGCATTTTGGATAGAGTTTAGTGATAGTAGTACCTCTCTTGATGTTAGTAATTAGCAAAGTACAATTGTGTCTTCTAAGAGAGATAAAAGTTACAATCATTATTCATAACCCTTTAGATGACGTTCCAAGAAAGGACAATAGTAGGATAGAAGGATGTTGGCTTAGTTACCTATTACGGATACAAATTGCTAAGTATACTAGTTCCAAAAAAGGGACCCTATGTGATCAGAATTAATGCTAGATATGGTGTTTTGGTGCTCAATGAAAGGTTTTTGGGGTCAATGTCAAGGTTTTGCTTTCAGCTACGTAGAGATGAAAGGAATTCTTATGAAGTCCCATGTATTGTAGGAATTCAAAAGAGAGAGTTATTAGAAGCCTTAGACAGAGCAGTCAATGCTTCAATTACAGTGGGAGTTATAACTTGGATGCAAGTGGAAATGATAATTACAGTGGTTAGAGGTCCAATTCTGGGTAAGATAAAGGAATTAAATGACCTAATAATGACATTGATAGAGTAAAGGTTTCTAACATAATTGTTAGATCTAAATGGCAAGGCAAAAGTAGGGGACAAAGCAGGTAGTAAGTAGATATAAGAGTTCACCCTACCATTAGAATGTATCTGTTACCCTTAGTAGATGGGTACCTATTACAGTGGCTGTCAAGATCAAAGCTTTGAGTAGTGAAGTGTTTAGGATAGTCTAAGTAAGATTCAAGGACCAAATATCCACAATTATTTCACTATATTCTCTCTCCCTTTTTATTTTGAATTCGgggatcaattttttttttaagtgggaaaGATTATATCACCTTGAAATTTTGTTTGAAATAATTTTAAAGAtttaaaagtattatttattaatattttattatttttaatattattattattttattgtgttaatattttaaatatattagtgttatatatatatataaatcattaaAAAAAGAGAAAGATTTCAAAATCGTGTTTCTAAACCCCCTTGCCTTTAGTTTCTCATTTTGTTTTTCCCTATCCCCTTTCATTTTCATGCTCAAATAGATTTCTATCATCATTGGCTACTTCTTTAGCTCTAGCGCACTCTAGTGAGGTAGGAACACTGGCAAGGTGAAGCGTGAGGAAGAGATAGAACCCGTGAACTAAACTTTCTTAGGCCATTTCCAATGATTTTGATGTCCAAATGGCTAAAATTTCATTgtagacttatcctacctattacggtttataaattttgggtcttttacatttttgtgtatggtggcactattcaagtcaaaatattgacttttctatatttagtaggtttattagttctaattgcacccatataccacattttgggtgccaattttgttggcattgattgccaattcgattcctaagtctcctaagagaaattacaattttttagttttggtcccctgtcttctactattccattgatctagttactgtgagaatttggctaagtgtccttcatcaaagttgtttcttattgtcttagctttaattccctttttgaatcactccatttggagttttgtagcccaagttatggctatttttctaagactggccggatttggtgttacccagaattctgggcattttctggatactggcaGTTTTTATGGGTTGATTGCAAGTGACTTTTTGAatcggttatggtcagaatttgggtttgttttcttcaagaaagttgtagaactatgtctcagctttccatcggtataagattcaggtcatttgggccttcttagaccaagttatagtcatttaagtaattactattcatttagtcatttttgtatagggcagtgtgccctaatctggatttggcctaattgttcactaagttatggtcattttctgagccTAATTCCTCaattaaaaatggtccattttgtgtctagtttcattcccaattgacctcacactaattgggttggtaaatttccagttttggtccttgaaagggacctaggtcaagctaccagAATCTGatcactaaccaatccgaattataacttggttctaacaattcacacacaccacaaatggtcacaattgaccatttttcaactcaagtaaggtcaatggcatcaattgaccaattctcaactttttctctaatttttcacatgttttaaaccctaattacataaagttcaaatctaatccattcaaagtgcacattcaatgtttacatacttcattcaacctCAACAAccaattaaacacatcaaaatcattcatttcaaaccctaactaaggctggccgaaattctctTTCGGTCCCCCAAcaagttttcttttgattttaagttaagatctaagctacttacaccaagaacacaagtaataaactagaattttcattttaactcactaaccttaaactttgaagttaaatcttcaattccactcctcttttcttctttctttcttgctcaatcctcttctcaagtgaggttatgaagttctaatggattaatttggggtcaaggtaaggtttagtgggagttttgaagcttgaactcaagcttcaatggagtttcttcAATGGTGGTGAGAGAGAGAGGTGGGACGGTaactagggaagaagaagaaaggaaatattttttttttcaattttgtgtTGGTTTTATGTGTTTTAgtcttatttgacttggtcaattatggtaggaaaattaaaatgagttttgacatcatgatgatgtcataaaagtgatgtaaggtgatgtaataaacttttttctttttctttttcttttgcatttatttttccattagttctttaatttaattcccgattttaaaatttttcttttctttgattttattggacagttaggtcaggagtcagctctaggggtgaattaaccaaattgtccctcactggttcaatccgatttgcaagttattcaatatttcttccagatccctaacctaattatttgacctgcttaacaactctttttcatgattttctctttttcactgtgttcgcaatagtcctaaggaccgtggcgtcacatttttcgatttgaaatttgagttaaaACTGATCTCACAGTCATttcctgggaaggtcacccattgctgtgactcccagctcatttaactttttatgttttgtttttcttctttatacttaactatttggcaattactaattatttgcattcagggcttatctagttgtcttagatgtgattctaatacccttaattgtctggaccgatactagtcaccggaacagtaaaatataccaggctatgcaaatagggatgttacacatagtcctccccatgtctaaaagagttctatttttttctctcaacaacaccattttgttggggagtcctaggagaagaaaaattgtgagtgatccctagtgagttacaaaacttatcaaatttctcattttcaaattctcGACCATGATCACTCCTAATAGAAGATATTCGAAAACCCTTTTCATTTCGAACCCTTTTTAAAAATCTCTCgaaaatatcaaaacattcatccttatgagcaaggaatgcaacccaagtatacctagagtagtcatcaacaatcaccaaggcataatatgcaccacctaagctagctactctagtaggatgaaacaaatccatatgcaacaattgaaggggtctagaagtagataacttatgaatagatttaaaagagctcttgacttgcttacccatttggcatgcattacacaccttatccttttgaaacttgatcttaggtagcccatcaactagctcatccttgttcaagtttgcaagaaggtccatgctagcatgtgcaagccttccacgccaagtccaagagtcattactaatagaaacaaaacacttgacatctttgttagacaaagcatgcaaattgataacataaatattttcaattctttcaccaaTAAACAACATTTTGTTGTCACTCATCCTATACACAAAGCAAGATTTAGACTCAAAAATAACTCTACAACCCTTGtcacataattgactaacactaagcaaattatgttttaaaccatTAATCAAAGCACGTTGTCAAGAATAGGGGAGTTTTCCTTACCAACCTTACATATTCCCATAATTTTACCTTTACCATTATCACCAAAAGTCACCTGCCCACCtccatctttcttttcaagtgaaaggaaGAGATTGGCATTTTCAATCACGTGTCTTGAACGTCCACTATCCAAGTACCACTTGCTTTCAAGCTTTGAGGATTTCAAGCACACCTACACATGATAATTCAATTTACTTTAGGCACCCAAATGtacttgggtccttgggggttagtagttccatcattaaaatcaaatattctaTCATATCCAAGATAGATTTTCCTAATGGCACACCTATAGTTGGTGTGACCAATCTTACCACAATAGTGAGAATGTCCATTGAACTTTCTATGTGTATGAGGGTGAGCAAACGGCCTCATATGACCAatctttttatgttcattatgtgAATGTGAGCATGAGGCATGGTGAGTGTGATAATAGTTATGAGGCCTAGTAGCATGTCCCCTATAAAGGTTTGGCCTAGATGTAACTCTCCTAGATGTATATGTCCTATTTACATTTTGTCTAAGAGCATGTTGATGAAATGAGGTCTTTCTAGTTTCATTACCACAAGATTTCTTTGGCTCTTGTCCTTTAAGATTGGACACCTTTGGACTAGGCACTTGGGGACTAGGCATATTAGAACTGGATGCTTTAACAAAGATGGTCTTGGAAGGAGGTGCTTGGGTAAATTTACTATAGCCAAGTCCATACTTGATGCTAGGAGACCTTTGAGAGTCCAAAATTGCATCAAGTTTGTCCTTTCCTTtagcaaatttggaaagagaagtttttagctcaataatttcatttttcaacttctcattttctaatgaAAGCTCATCTAAGGATTTTTGCACATTACTATCCAAAGGTCTATCAACCTCAGATGAGGTCTCATTCTCCTTCCTTAAACTAGCAAGCTCACTTTTAAAAAGTTTATTTCTCTTATGACTTAATTCTAGTTCATCATTCATAACTTTAAGAGCATTAAAtagttcatcataagaaaattcaacaacATCATCACTTAAAGTTACCTCATTGGAGCTTTCCTCCATTGCCATGAAGCATATTTGGGCAACTTGATCACCAATCTCCTCATCTTCGGAGTCACTTGATTCATCCCATGTTGCTTTAAGTGCCTTCCTCTTGAACTTTTTGAAAGGCTTCTTCAATTTGGGACAATCCGTTCTAATGTGACCCGGCTTGTTGCATTCAAAGCATATGGGAGGATCCCTCTTTCTACTTTCTCCCTTGTCCTTCTTAAAGTTCCTCTTTGGGATGAACTTCTTATTTTGGAAGAGCATCTTCCTTATTCTCCTTGTCATTAGAGCCAATTCTTCCTCATCAAATTCATCATCTTCATCACTTAAGTTTTCAGAAGATACTTTGAAAGTAATGGTCTTTTTGGCTTTGTTAGGTTCCTCCACTTGctctcttttgagggtaatctcaTAGTCAATGAGATTTCCTAAGAGCTCATCAAGTTGTACCTTGCTCAAGTCCTTAGAATCCTTAAGTGAAGTTACTTTGGGTGGCCACTCCTTaggaagacttcttaaaatcttcTTTACTAGCTCCTCATTTGTGAATGTCTTCCCAAGAGatttaattcctcctagaacctCTACAAATCTATTATACATTTCACTTATGGTTTCATTCGACTTCATCTTGAACAATTCATATTAGTAGATAAGGGAATCCATCTTATTCTCCTTTACTTGACTAGTACCCTCATGAGTAACCACTAAAGCATCCCAAATTTCTTTTGCAGTAGACTTTATACACACTTTATTATATTCACTTCTACTTAATGCAGAAAATAGAACATAAATAGCCTTATCATTTAAAACACTCTTCTTTTCTTTTGCTCACTCCATTCACCCTTAGGCTTAGCTATATGTACACCACCTACAATCTTAGTTGGGGTGAATGGCCCATTTTCTACAACATCCCATAAGTCAACCCCTTCTTATTTAAGGAAATAATACATCCTATTTTTCCAATACAAGAAGTCATTACCATCAAAGAAATGAGGTTTTACCACCAATTGACCTTCTTGTGCACTGAGGGTTGCCATTGATCTTTACTCCAAGATGATTAAATCTTTGAATGGAGACCAGCTTTAATACCActtgttgtcccttgtagcaactTAAGAGGAgggggggggtgaattgggttctaattgcaaaattaaagattaaaagaaatttaaacacaaaTAAGAGAAAAGGAAGAATGATAACATAAGAGATTTATAGAGGTTCAGCTATCCCAAGCCTATGTCCTCTCCTCAAtgccctccttgagagttaaatccaataaaattcttctttggaTGAAAAATAAACCCCTTACAATTTGAGAAATTGAGCCCACCTCTCTTTTCTCTTATATGGGATGGCAAAATAgtgtctc
It contains:
- the LOC131181351 gene encoding uncharacterized protein LOC131181351; the encoded protein is MKSNETISEMYNRFVEVLGGIKSLGKTFTNEELVKKILRSLPKEWPPKVTSLKDSKDLSKVQLDELLGNLIDYEITLKREQVEEPNKAKKTITFKVSSENLSDEDDEFDEEELALMTRRIRKMLFQNKKFIPKRNFKKDKGESRKRDPPICFECNKPGHIRTDCPKLKKPFKKFKRKALKATWDESSDSEDEEIGDQVAQICFMAMEESSNEVTLSDDVVEFSYDELFNALKVMNDELELSHKRNKLFKSELASLRKENETSSEVDRPLDRKDKLDAILDSQRSPSIKYGLGYSKFTQAPPSKTIFVKASSSNMPSPQVPSPKVSNLKGQEPKKSCGNETRKTSFHQHALRQNVCLKSSKLESKWYLDSGRSRHVIENANLFLSLEKKDGGGQVTFGDNGKGKIMGICKVGKENSPILDNVL